The sequence aaagcaatctcCTTTTTCTCTTCTTTCGGACCTCTTATCCAGTTCTTCAAACTCGTGATTGTGATGTCTAGCTATCAGAACACTCCCCcacaccaacccccccccccccccgcccccgccctcACTCGGTCAGAGTTTGTGTAAGAACATGTGCATTTGTAAATACGGACCTTGCCCAGCAGTGCAATATTGTTCAATCATTAAAGCGAATGCTGAAAACCAGTAAAAAAACCCGTGCATTTCTACAGCCTCGATAATAAAAATGCGTCTGCTTCTGCAAAATGCAGTTGCGAGTTATTCCATATGCACTGTCTTTAAGACCTGTCGCATTCACGTTTCTCCCTAACCCCTAACTCGAGTGGAAATTTCCATTCTAATTTCCAGATCTacatttgagatttttttttttttttttaacccaacgGTGAGAGTACTTCGAGTCTTATTTTTAAGGtcgtggttttttttgtttcttttcgaAAACGTTCTGAAGACAACACGTTCTTTGTTTTAAAGTTTCACTAATAAGTTAAACGTCCTTGCCACCACCTCGTCTCGTCCAATTGGAAACGAGCGCCCTACACAACGGCACGGATCctgtgtaacacacacacactgtgacgaGCTCAGAGCCTCGCTCCTCTGTACTCTCTATCTAACTTCAACCAGTCGACAAAACCGCACGACACTGCAGATACCCTTCAGCAGGGGTTGAATTCCACAAGGACCGTGTGAATCGCTGTCCAGCAATACGATACCAGcagaaaacattatatatatatatatatatatatatatatatatatatatatatatatatatatatatatatatatatatagcaaacaaAAGTTATATTTTACAGGTGCCACCTTCCTTCAAATGACCCATACTCGgtctgttcacaaagcttttacccaggagaagtttaaaaaaatgtttttttttgtctttcaaaatcagttattatgaataaaataaaatctgatataatttagttaatagtatttacTTTATACTTTATCGTGTCGCTAGGGGGAGACATTCTGCTATTCTTTATACTTTATCGTGTCGCTAGGGGGAGACATTCTGCTATTCTCTTGCGCACCACCTCTCAATCAAAGAAGACGCAGATTAAATATATCTTAAATCTAAACAAaagtaaagacttttttttttttttaccctattCAAGACTTCCTGGACCTTACCGGGTGTTACAAAAGTGAACTTGAATCGATTTTACTGTAGAAAGCGATGCATTCTCCGCGGTTTCTCGCAGAAGTAGTTTCTCTATTGAAAATGCTGGGTGCTTTTTGTACGGGGGCTGAGGAAGTTACTTCGCATGGACTTTTGGACCGGAGTTAGTTCcaactaaattaaaatatatccagTGCTTCCACGATAGCGGTATGTTGTTTCTTATACTCCAAACATCCAAAGATAatcgttttaaaaaaacaaaacacatttaatcatAATTTTCTGATAAcggaattatttaaataaataaataaataaataaataacgtctTTGCATACGAAAGGTTTTACAAAAAGataacatttatattatatattgcaTGATGTCAGtcctgtataataaatatatatcaaatcacacttatttatttctgtattattactgttatttttttaatggaaatgtgtatatacatgtgtgtgtttctgtatgcaTTCCATACCTTTAAGCTCGTAATTACCGTTCAGGTTCGCGAAAGCCCTTGATGCAGTAGAGTTACTCATCTTTGCCCGTTTATTGGTTAATATTGGTCGGGATGCTGGCTGGGTTTTATGCGCTGTTCTTCAGAAGACTGTCGAGATTTCGTCACGTTTCACAAGATGAAGCCGACCCGATTGAGACTCCACAGCCAATCACACGAGACGCCAGTTCAAGAGCAGGTTTAGGGGAGGGGTACGCTACATTCCATCACAAATGACGCGGATTCAGATTTCGGGATTGGTTTTAATGACTGCTGATGCTGCTGGGACGTTAGAATGCTGGTGCAGGCAGGCTGCTGGTTTGGGGCAGAGGGCTACTGGAAGTAATGGTTCCATTTTAGAAAAGACGCTCCCTAGTGTACGCTATTAAaaccattacatttttaaagattattaTGATGGCATCCTTGCTGGGTTCAGGTGCACAGTTCTGATAAACCGTgcctcagattattattattattattatttttatttatttcttagcagacgcccttatccagggcgacttacaattgttacaagatatcacattatttttacatacaattacccatttatacagttgggtttttactggagcaatctaggtaaagtaccttgctcaagggtacagcagcagtgtccccactggggattgaacccacaaccctccggtcaagagtccagagccccagagccctaaccactactccacactgctgcccagggtCTCACTGGTTTGAATGTGCAGGAGCAGGCTGTTTGAAGGCTTGATCAGAATCATTTTAAGCAAATCAATTTAAGTGCCTTTACTAGGGGAAACTTTTATTaggcttagtttttttttaaatgtgctttaccatactttgctattctttacaatgcttacctatgataCTGCTCTGCCTCAATTATAAACGCTGCAATTTGAAACAAACTACAGACAACATGGTCTATTTACCAGACCTTACCATTggttgtatgtttgtttttttctacctTTTTATGACTGGTtcctattgcaattactcaaatctagttttttttttcttattagttTTTGATAAGACTGCATCTCTTCAGTTCAAGTTGCATGTCATAGGCGTCTGATCGTCAGCATCTTTTGAGTCTCTATTACCAGCAATACAAAAAGAAGATTGACCCAGTGGACAGCTGTTTAACTGCAAACATACAGAGAGAAGAGGCCGGCCAGGCTTTATAAAGATCTGCAGCTGTTCTActggtacagagaagggcaactggGCGGATCCCAGAACTCCCAGAACTCAATGGCATGACCTACGAGGTTAAAAcaatgaaatctcttcagcctaggaaaaaaagaaagaggggacttgataaAGTCTATCAAATATAATGGTCTAGAcagttaacccaagacacgacttcaagtttagcacagagagaacaagGGGGtagaaatggaagctgagtaaaagtaagtttttttttgtttttacacagagttataacTGCATGGAATAGCCTAATCTATAACAAAGACTAGATTTTGTGCTTTTAAGTTAGTTCCCCCCTgtaggggagaatggtgcgctaataagggatgagccttgatgggccaaatgacctTCCCAAactttccttatgttcttatgtttagtTTTAAACTGTTGCGTAACTTTTTTGAAttgtaaaaagcaaacaaacaaacaaaaaaatatttacttttttttttttttttaagtttatgaaAACCTAGTACAAAAACAGGGAGGAAATCATGTGCGAGTTTAGTAAAGTGAACCTCTTTATTTGCTTCTGTGATATCTCAGAGCTCGCTGGTGCACTGGATTCTTCTGCACAGCATCTTTCCAACCCAGTCGTTTACAAACCCTGTTATATTAGGAACAAATACAGACCACATTGCTCTCAGCGGTATCTCTTACCCCCTTTCCACTGGCACAGCCAGACGGGGAGAGCCTGGGTACGGGTGGTTTCTCGCTGGCGATTTATTGAGCCGAACGAGAACCAAAACCATGAAACTCTGGGCTTACAACGCATGTGAATGTGACTCAGAGCTGAGCAGTGCCAGGTGTGGGTTCAAgactgtacagtggaaaagaggtatcTAGCACATGTTCTTACACCATATAGACTCTTCTAGATGAGCACATTTTCAGGTGCTTCTCCCTGCTATGTATTATATAGTACTATATATTATATTGGTGACTAGTGACTATTTCTTTGAAATAGTAATTGTGGGTTAAAAGATCCCTTATAATAgttaaccatggtaaaagcagaggTGAGCAAAAACAACCACGGGGAAACTGTAGCAAATTGTAGAAGGGGTGACCCGCACGGCTATGAAGGCTCCAGGAGGAAGGTGAGGGGCTGGGGGTGGATCGGGGAGCCCTCCGCGGTCAGTCTCTGGTGCAGCTTGGAAGCCGTCGCTCCCTCCCCTTCCCTGGTCCTCCAGTACAGCAGCATGGCGAACACCCTCTCCGTGCGGCTCCGGGGGTTCTCCTCCTCAAAGTGCTCCAGCTTGTGGGTCGGGATCCCCAGGAGCTGCCTGCCCACCTGCTTCCACTCTCGACCCACCATCCCGGACAGGCGCATCAGCTGCTGCTCAGTGACGAGCTGGCACCCTGCAAGGGGGAACAGCACAGCTAGGTGAAGAGCAGCCACTGATCCACTATCCCTTTAAGTTACAAGGGAAATGCGTGTCGTTCTGCGTGACTGTATTTGCATTAATAAAGAGGAGTTACTTTATTACAGTCGTTCTGCATGACTGTATAGAACGACTGTAATAAAGCAACTCCTCTTTATTAATGCAAATACAGTCACGCAGAACGACTGTAATAAAGTCACTCCTCTTTATTAATGCAAATACAGTCACGCAGAACGACTGTAATAAAGCAACTACTCTTTATTAATGCAAATACAGTCACGCAGAACGACTGTAATAAAGTCACTCCTCTTTATTAATGCAAATACAGTCACGCAGAACGACTGTAATAAAGCAACTACTCTTtattaatgggcagcagtgtggagtagtggttagggctctggactcttgaccggagggttgtgggttcaatccctagtgggggacactgctgctgtacccttgagcaaggtactttacctagattgctccagtaaaaactgtataaatgggtaattgtatgtaaaaaataatgtgatatcttgtaagtcgccctggataagggcgtctgctaagaaataaataataataataaatacagtcacGCAGAACGACTGTAATAAAGTCACTCCTCTTTATTAACGCAAATACAGTCACGCAGAACgactgtaataaagtgtgtccggCATAAAAGACTTTATTTTtgattatagctttaataaaggtTAGTTGCTTCTTAACATGCTGCGATCTCGTTCTTCttgaaatcaattttactatcaacacgtttctcagttgtgtttgagatacacgaatggcttaacaggtatcaattgaattcttaaaggacaGTAGAAAAGTCGGGTTAAAGCAccagaaatcagaagccctagttatatgaTATTGGCGAATATTTCTTTGAAATGCATGGAGTAACTGTAGGGGGAGCAGTATTTCAGCATGTGTCTTGCATTTAGAAAGTAAAATCACAGCCATACAAGTGATGAATTTGGAGATTTGCTCCCGGACTTGTTTCGTGCAAGCACCTGTCAAAGCGCTCAACAGCTATAAAAAGAAACAGCTAAATGCAAAGGAACCGAAGCTGACCTTTGTGTTTGCTGCAGGGATCAGAGCTGCTCACAGAGCTCTGTTGCTGGACACAGTCAGCGGAAGAGCGCCCGTTTCTTTTATCTGAAACGCAAACAGTAACATTACCTGACAGGACTGCACCAATAAAGAACATGAATACAAACTCAGAAATTCAACCTGTGGAAAATATAAAGAAGGAAAGTCACGGGGAAAGCATGCTTTCCAATGTATTGTAACTGGATGCAATGCACCGTTTCTGCCACCAGAGGGAGGTAAAACCTGTGCATGCTGTCTCCAAATAAAGATTACATTGCAAGGGAAGCAAGGAGAATCCCTGATGGTCGAGTCTGACAAAACAATGATTATAACTAAGCTAGTCATTGCAGATATGTGAAAGTAGTTCAGAATATATAAGAAGACATTATCAAatagtttatgtttttttttggcagTAGTTGCACAATAATTATCtgtaatatacagctatggctaaaagttttgcatcacctagaacttttgaatatatatatatacaaagcggtgtgtaattcactATGTTAATGTAATAtgattcagtaggtttcattcgactctatgaagcacAATTACAGTAGTAaattctagagggtgatgcaaaacgtttggccatagctgtacttaacTGTGTACAGGTCCCAAGGAGTTTACTGTTTAAAACACAGCAGATTTCTGCTCCTCTATTAACAGCGCAGTATAAGAGCCGTTTCTCAATAGACGCTGATGTTAAACTCACCTTGCACAGAGGGGTCCTCGCTAGTATCCACTTCttcaacttttcttttctttgtcgtTCTCCTTTTAGctacaagaaacacacacagaacgaGTGCTGTTAAAATGGCACTGAGTGACGCTGAATGGCTAAACACCTTGCTGTCTCCGAAGTCGTCTCCTCAACACTAAGGCAAACAATTTCAAAAAGCAAGCCCCGAATTGTACCGGGTTTCTACCGCAGAACTGCAACGCTAACGGCCAAGTCTGATGTCACATGACTGGTGCAGAAACCCAGTCCCCCCCcgccagtcattctgcatggcTAGTAACTGGATAATATTTGGGGGGGGCGATTGCTACCTTCTCTCCCAAGCTCCTCCAGCTTTGGGAAGGACTCCAGCACGTCTGGGAGTTGGAGGATCTCCAGGAAGCTGCTGGTCGCTGGACCCCCCTTGTCAATCATGCGGTCCAGCAGGTCCCGGGTCTTCTCTGAGGGGTCGCGGGTGGATTTGAGGCTCCGGTACTCCGGCAGGGTCAGGAGGCAGCGAGAGTCCACGTGCTGCAGGATGAGATCGGGATCAGCGCCCAGCACCTCAATGAGACGAGGCTTCCAGCTCCTCAGCAATGCGGCTTCCCTGTCGTGGCTCGCCATCTCACTCCCTCAGGACACCCTGAAGGAAAGGCACACAGCGACCTTGGGTGTACCCTGCGGCTCAGGAAAGGCACCTCTGTGTGAAgttagtgaaagcacagcaaagtgtagcaaagcacagtgaaagcatggtaaagcataggggagcattgtaaagcacagagaggtctggtaaagcatagggaagcattgtaaagcacagagaggtctggtaaagcatagggaagcattgtaaagcacagagaggtctggtaaagcatagggaagcattgtaaagcacagaggtctggtaaagcacagggaagcattgtaaagcacagagaggtctggtaaagcatagggaagcattgtaaagcacagagaggtttggtaaagcatagggaagcatcgtaaagcacagagaggtctggtaaagcacagtaaaaataaacaatagtaaactaacccatagtaaaagcacagcaaatatttaatattttatctgGGTGACGTGATGGTTATACTTGCAGTTCTCTTGGCCGGGTCTCGCTTGTAAAAGAGATTTTTAATCTCAAATTACTCAAGTGAGGACCCAGAGGGAAAGCAAAGTttacaaacagagatttctttaacctggaGTAGTAGCAGCAGCTGTTAGCTAAAACTACACATCTGAGACCGTCACAGTGTGTTAATGGTAAAAGAATCTGATAAATCTTAAATTTCAGCGTTAACTGTCAACATTGAACAAGTGAGGTGGCAAACGTCCGGAATTATGAAGAATTACAGGATTATTATGTACAGGATTATTCTGACAGCTGAAGTAACTGTGACAGACAAACACTGACTCCCAACACCTCAAAAGTCTCTAGTTCAGATGTGAGTGGACATTTAAAACATCAGGCATTATCGTTCAGCCTTTGCATACAAAAAGAATTGTCAGATTTGTTGGATTAATGCCACTGTGAAAGTGCACCATTGGTAactgaattaattttttttctgcaCGATGCAGTCTCTATTTTCAGATTGGAACCACTCCCTTTTAGCCATGGAgctatgataaaataaataaacacatgtaatAAACACTTCTAAAAACGTGTGTGTTTTTAGTGCCAACATGCCTACATGAATGGGTTGCGCCACTTTGATGAAATGAACACTGCTTCGCGGTTTCATTACGAGTCAGCCCTGGACAGACACCTCTTGCTCACACTTAAGTGAGAGTTTCAATTTCATGTCTcaacagacagacacctccataccTCCCCACAACCTGACACACACAAAACAGCATGCTAAGTAACGCTAATAGCAAGCGATAAAAACAAGTTATCCCAGATATACGAGAAAACGAAGGTGCTGCACTGTAGTTTCATCcctatgtgtaatatatatatacatatatatatatatatatatatatagatatatatatagatatatataataacacacaGCACGTGAATCAGCGCTGAACAAAAAGCAATTAAATGATTGGTTTTTGCAACCATAAATAACTGATCTGTCACCTTCATGAATTGATAAAGCCGCGGGAACAGCAGTACACAGTATCCTACCtggataaagaaaagaaaaaatcctGGGGAGTTTCCAAAttagcaaacaaaaaacacatgcacacacaaacaaagCAAGGAATATTTAAACCAGGATTTTAGAAGCGACGGGGAGTCAAAACACTGTAGTGTAATTGCGTTGTACTGTTATTTCCGACCTCACAGGAACAACGACACACAGCCACTTTCTGTTTCGTAACGAAACCGCGCCCACGCGTTTCGTCATTAGCAGGACCGGAGTCGGATTCGCTGAAAGTGAGTGACGTTTACATGACATGAAGTAACCGGATTCCACGGAATCGGAATAGAGTTTATATGACAATTGGATAAACCAATGCTATAGTTATCTCGGTATAATACATGACGTTGATGTAATGGGATCCACTAAATTCAAAACAATACTTCAGTTAGGGTTACCATACGTCCGTTTTTTCCCGGACATGTCCTCTTTTTTGGTCCTTAAATCTCCGTCCGGCCgggttttttaaatttctaaaaaTCTCCGGGATTTTGCCCTGCTCTTTCGattgaactacaattcccagtgTGCGTATACCCTATAACGAACGGTGTGTGCCGTGCGTGTTTAGAAGAGGCCTTTAACGTCTGTGCAGTACGGAAGCGTATTGCTGCcacacataaaatatatatatatatatatatatatatatatatatatatatatatatatatatatatatatatcacgtaattacgtgatatGGAGTTATCACGTAATAAGAACAAACTGAACTTGCATACAGCCTCGATCgtattatttactttaataatatcTACTCTTTGGAACTTGCTGTTAAGGATTGtcagcagctcctgtgagcttcCACGAGGTGTTAGTTCCctatcacgtaattacgtgatcgTCATCAAGTAATTaagtaataatttttttttttttatgtgtggcaGCAATACGCTTCCATAGTGCAGGCACGAGCGTAGCCAACTGACACTGCAGAGCTAGAAGCGGGGTAAGTGGCAGCAGGTGCGAAATAGTCTAgaatttgatttgaaattgttgaacacttttatttaaatgaagacaCCTACCACCGAACACAATGCCAAAACGAAAGTGTAAATTGACTGCAGTAttactattaaaaacaaaatttccGTGTTTTCGAAGTGGTCGAGTAGAATGGGAAGCCGAGTGCTTGGTATGTAGAGCTGGTACTTACGTCTCTGTGGCAAATAAAGGTGCTATTGATTTACAATCTCATGTGGAATTGAGAAGCATAAGAAGGCAGTTCGAGGAGAGAGCTCATTAGCAaaattaacagattattttgtaaaACCAGGCAGCAAATCAGAGGATGCTCTTACTGCAGCTGAGGGTGCTCTAGCATTTCACACCGTTAAGCATCACAATAGTTTCAAGTCAATGGATTGCACTTCTTTCTGTCTTGTTGAAGAAGACATTCCCTGAGTCTGAGAAATGTTCCAGTGCTCGAACCAAGACAGAAGCGATTGTTAACTCTGTGCTTGCACCGCGTTCTGTTGACACTGCTCTAAAAGCGCTTGAAGAAAATGACATAGCTTACTGTGGAATTGCTACAGATGGAAGCAATCACGGTTCAGTGAAAATATTCCCCGTAATAATTCAGTATTTTGACTGGAAGAACGGCGGTTTGCAGTCAAAATTAATCGAGGTCCAGAACACACCTAATGAGACTGCCGATACGATTGCGCAATACGTCAAGGAAACTCTGGAAAAGAACGGTTTGTTTGAGAAGTGTATCGCGTTTACGGGGGACAACTGCAATACAAATTTCGGATGACTCCGGCGTGATGAAGGAGGAAAGAACGTATTTGCGAACTTAAAGAATTTGTTGCAGAAGAGGACTTTAATCGGTGTGGGTTGCCCAGCACACATTTTGAACAATTATGTCCATCATGGGGCAGACACACTGGATGTTGACATtgagaacattatttttaaaatttaccAATACTGTCCGAACTGAGCATCTGAAAGAGTACTGTGAGTTTGTTGATATCAAATACAGAAAGCTGCTTTCTCACAGCAAGACACGATGGCTGTCCTTATTCCCAGGCATTACAAGGCTGCTACAGATGTTTCCGGCCTTTAAGTCGTTCTTTCTGTCACAGGACAAACTATCCACGGTGATTAAGACATTTTTCGAACATCAAATGTAGAGCGAGTTTTCTCACTGATACAAAGCCAGTGGACAAAGGAAAGGAACCACTTGACTGTTGAGTCGCTGAAAGGGATTCTACTTGTACAGTACAGTTTCAGACAAACGTCTTGCAAAGACTTTCATGCCTACTTGATGAGCAATCAACCACTGCTGAGAAAGGTGCGATCTACAGAGAAGTATGCATGGGCACATCAGGAGGAAGAGGACTGAAAAAGGACTGGTGGAtgtaaaaagacatttaaattcgttgttttttttaggccattacactttttttaaaaaaaaataaatagacactGAAAGGGATCACATTTCAGGCAAAGACTTTCTTTTATGGCTACTTGATGAGCACATCAGGAGGAAGCACAGAAGAAAATGACTCACCACAtgtaaaaaggtacatttaaattTGAATGACATTGATTTCTGAGGCTATAACACTTGTTGTAGATGTGTAGACGTGTAgtacacagtgtatatatatatataaacacatattaaTACAACTTGAGTTGGTAGAtacaccaacccccccccccccccctccagagtGTCCTCTTTTTTGTAAGTTTaaatatggtaaccctacttcagtctaattaaaaaaaatgtgtagtaaAATAAAACATCGAATAACACAAACATTAGCACTACTACAACTTAACCTCAGTGGTTATCACATCACGAGGCATTGACGGCGCCAGCACAGTACAACGTTAAAGGCGCGTTCtttttttggcattttttttgTGGTAATTTTCAACTTAACAGTTAACTGTATGTATTGCAATAGAGGGGGGACTTTGCCGAAACTCAtagggttaaaaaataaataaaaataaaaacacaacactgcTACATCTGCGCAACCTACTTAGAAATAATTTTGCAATACAACGATGACTCCACCTTGCTGTTCAAAGTAATTGTTTTTCAACACAGGTCGGGAGCACAAACGAATGAGACAAGTTTGGGTCAATTCCGAcattgtaggggggctgagtgacgtcactgccctaaaaaagaatcgttaatatcttaaaaactatagcagcacaaacgtttgtttcaacggcacaaacCAATGATATATGACTCatcgtttgtgctgtttgtagggcGACCCCTCACTtgtaaatatagcactacacccctCATTTTAAACCAAACCACAATGGCTTTGTAGATTTGTGAATCTCAGTACAGCACCTGGGACTAGATGCGCCTCTGAATCATGCAATGCTCTGCCAAATCACTGTGTAAACTTTTGTATTCATGAGTCATGTACCACACGCATCATCGGAGCAccaggaggttaaatgacttccttagggtcacacacagtgagtcagtggctgtgctGGGATTGCACCGGGaatctcctggtaacaagcctgtatttttaaccactcgaccacCAAGGGGGCGGGCGGACGGACGGACACAGTGTATTAACAGACAATCTACATCTTTGCtatgtttggtttatttattccccaccccctccccctccccaggaAATAAAGTCAAGGCATAATGTAAAGTCAAATATGTAGCTttattaaattgaagaaaaacaaaacagatacactTTTAAACAGTATGTACCAACACGTAGATCTTTTAGGGTGGCAACAGTGATAAAATTGCATGAATAAAACCCCTTGGTTATTTGCATGAATATAACCAATGACGCTCAAGTCCCAacaagggaggctgtgtggtccagtggttaaagaaaagggcttgtaatcaagaggttcccggttcaaatcccacctcagccactgactcattgtgtgaccctgaacaagtcacttaacctccttgtgctccgtgtttcAGGTgtgacgtagttgtaagtgactctgcagctgatgcatagttcacacaccctagtctctgtaagtcgccttggataaaggcgtctgctaaataaacaaataataaaagcgAAGCAATTGCGACTGCAGATTGAAAGCATAGAAACGTGTAGCTTACAAAGGTAGTTTACAGATTCTATCAGTGCAGccggtttgtgcatttgagaaaggagacgAAGACTCGTGAAATTTAATTGGAGACTGGaattgatgagaagcaattacccatccgctgtacgaattaaaaaTGTGTGCTACTTTCTTATATGAAAAATGAGGGGAAAAAAGGGGGCGACCCTGAcgccccgataaaacgagggagtggtagtacagtatttgttattagccttTTTGTTtctctatgggtctctcgctatattgcggccctcgatatatatatatatatatatatatatatatatatatatatatatatatatatatatgtaagcgcCCACGTCTTAACCGCCCTGGTAGCATCTCCACCGTGTGTGGTAGCAGGAGGATGTGTATACCGTCACGTACGCTGCAAAAAGCGGCGATCGCTTCTGCAATACCCGCATgcattcaaatattttaaacagaaagcaTGTCAGCGTAAAGCTATTAACTGTCATGATTATGTTACCAAAATACAACAAGCTGGATCTAGATAAGACAGAAACTCAGCACGCAACAAACGCGTTTTAGCCTCTGACAGATACTGTCTATGTCACATTTCTTTGTCTGTCTTTTGCTCAGCCACAAGAATCACTCGAATCCTGCCAACATGCTAACC comes from Acipenser ruthenus chromosome 42, fAciRut3.2 maternal haplotype, whole genome shotgun sequence and encodes:
- the LOC117966973 gene encoding uncharacterized protein LOC117966973, with protein sequence MASHDREAALLRSWKPRLIEVLGADPDLILQHVDSRCLLTLPEYRSLKSTRDPSEKTRDLLDRMIDKGGPATSSFLEILQLPDVLESFPKLEELGREAKRRTTKKRKVEEVDTSEDPSVQDKRNGRSSADCVQQQSSVSSSDPCSKHKGCQLVTEQQLMRLSGMVGREWKQVGRQLLGIPTHKLEHFEEENPRSRTERVFAMLLYWRTREGEGATASKLHQRLTAEGSPIHPQPLTFLLEPS